A region from the Phycisphaerales bacterium genome encodes:
- a CDS encoding fibro-slime domain-containing protein, with product MANFVNAFRKGAPFALMLCLAAGLAMTPERATASGEGTSNDRYSDLPATLTLTGVVRDFKERSVSGGHTDFERRPSSGFGHYVGMVQDTLDADNKPVKASAGYKLSSNYRDSQGRNIIPTRTYIDKRDGDTAGSIASSTGGAIASTDSQFGQWFRDTSGVNVSKPLAITLVRQSGTPIYTFSDRTDATYSGRGGFFPVNGELMGNSNGDSKNFHFTYELASDFVYQRGAGHTFTFTGDDDVWVFIDGKLVIDIGGVHSAVSQTIELDRLNWLKDGHKYKLNFFFAERHRTQSNFRIDTTLVLRSVDKPETTALFD from the coding sequence ATGGCGAACTTTGTGAATGCATTTCGGAAGGGTGCCCCGTTTGCGTTGATGCTCTGCCTGGCGGCGGGCCTCGCGATGACTCCCGAGCGGGCGACCGCGTCGGGCGAGGGGACGTCGAACGACCGGTACTCGGACCTCCCCGCGACGCTGACGCTCACGGGCGTCGTGCGTGACTTCAAGGAGCGTTCGGTCTCCGGCGGGCACACCGACTTCGAGCGCCGGCCCTCGAGCGGCTTCGGGCACTACGTCGGGATGGTCCAGGACACGCTGGACGCCGACAACAAGCCCGTGAAGGCGAGCGCCGGGTACAAGCTCTCTTCGAACTATCGCGACTCGCAGGGTCGGAACATCATCCCGACGCGCACGTACATCGACAAGCGTGACGGCGACACGGCGGGCTCGATCGCGTCGAGCACGGGCGGAGCGATCGCGAGCACCGACAGCCAGTTTGGTCAGTGGTTCCGCGACACGTCCGGCGTGAATGTCTCCAAGCCGCTCGCTATCACGCTGGTTCGCCAGTCGGGGACGCCGATCTACACCTTCAGCGACCGCACCGACGCGACGTACTCGGGCCGCGGCGGGTTCTTCCCGGTCAACGGCGAACTCATGGGCAACAGCAACGGCGACAGCAAGAACTTCCACTTCACCTATGAGCTGGCGAGCGACTTCGTCTACCAGCGCGGCGCCGGGCACACCTTCACCTTCACCGGTGACGACGACGTGTGGGTCTTCATCGACGGGAAGCTGGTGATCGACATCGGTGGCGTGCACTCCGCGGTCAGCCAGACGATCGAGCTCGACCGGCTCAACTGGCTCAAGGACGGGCACAAGTACAAGTTGAACTTCTTCTTCGCCGAGCGTCACCGCACGCAGTCCAACTTCCGCATCGACACGACCCTCGTGCTTCGAAGCGTCGACAAGCCCGAAACCACGGCTCTGTTCGACTGA
- a CDS encoding fibro-slime domain-containing protein gives MDRLGRHIAAGLAILALQAAGWSVEADPGSTKQTEIVKSPNDSSGANVDPFSDLPSEQTLKARIRDFKPHDDPGGHPDFERWSGQTRVGLVEDRLGPDNTPVLKTVSGQEIVGEAKSRSGKNIRPGTADENRGDTKARLRECTDKRVESSESFYSWYHDVPGVNAATDIEIRLRRVGGTNRYVFDSSIDAPYTSRGGFFPIDGMLMGNYSTWGKNFHFTTQIETTFRYERGKGHLFTFVGDDDAWVFIDGKLVIDLGGPHPRREQTVELDRLSGLQDGRTYTLRLFHAERRTSESNFRIETTLRLVPKESASVASK, from the coding sequence ACTCCAGGCGGCGGGATGGTCCGTCGAGGCGGACCCGGGATCGACGAAGCAGACGGAAATCGTGAAGAGTCCCAACGACTCGTCGGGTGCAAACGTCGATCCGTTCTCGGACCTTCCGTCGGAGCAGACGCTCAAGGCCAGAATCCGGGACTTCAAGCCCCACGACGATCCAGGCGGGCATCCGGACTTTGAGCGTTGGTCCGGGCAGACCCGGGTCGGGCTGGTCGAGGATCGTCTTGGTCCCGACAACACGCCCGTGCTCAAGACCGTGTCGGGCCAGGAGATCGTGGGCGAGGCCAAGAGCCGCTCGGGGAAGAACATTCGCCCCGGAACGGCGGACGAGAATCGCGGCGACACCAAGGCGCGACTGCGCGAGTGCACAGACAAGCGCGTGGAATCCTCCGAGTCGTTCTATTCCTGGTACCACGATGTGCCCGGTGTGAACGCGGCCACGGACATCGAGATCCGTCTTCGACGCGTCGGGGGCACCAATCGCTACGTCTTCGACTCGTCGATCGACGCGCCCTACACGTCTCGCGGCGGGTTTTTCCCGATCGACGGAATGTTGATGGGCAACTACAGCACGTGGGGAAAGAACTTCCACTTCACGACGCAGATCGAGACCACGTTCCGCTATGAGCGCGGGAAGGGGCATCTCTTCACGTTCGTCGGTGACGACGACGCGTGGGTGTTCATCGACGGCAAGTTGGTGATCGATCTCGGCGGACCCCATCCGCGTCGCGAGCAGACGGTCGAGTTGGACCGGCTCAGCGGTCTCCAGGACGGGCGGACGTACACGCTCCGGCTCTTCCATGCCGAACGCCGCACGAGTGAGTCGAACTTCCGGATCGAGACGACGCTGCGCCTCGTCCCCAAAGAGTCGGCGTCGGTCGCGTCGAAGTGA